The sequence AGTTGTCATAGGTGAATCTGCATTCATCCAGGGTTCCAGGCGTATCAACAAGCATCAAGTTCCTCTCTGCATCAAATCCAAACTCTACTTTTCCATCCTCATTGAATAAACCGATCTTTTTAGCCTCGTTGGTGATAAGATCGTCTATCTGCAACGTCACACTTTTTATCTCATCGATCTCGTCATCACTCAGGTTGGAGATCTCTTTTGCCTCATCCCAGGTTGTGTATCTATCCGTCACCTCGAGTTTTGTTGATACATCAAGGATCGGTTTATCCAGAACCTGCCCTTCATGGGGTATATCCTTCAATCCTATGTCTTCCAATCTCAAACTACCTTCTTTTAACCTTTTGAAAACAGAAGACCCCTCGGGCAATGAATTGCGGTATATTATTTCTAAAGGTATTAGAAAGTTTCCTCTCGTTTTTCGGTAGGCAGAATAGTCATAGGTATCTCCCTGGATTCCTGGCTTTATCACCTTAAGTAGCCTGAACTCCATGATATCTTCTGGTTCTTTTAACTCATCCAATCTCCTGGCTTTTTCATCTTCGACTATCCCCAGGTAATGTGTCATTATACCTGATTTTTCAAGCTTCTCAAAGAAATACGCAGCCATTATGCAGGTTGCCTTACCCTTCTCAACGATGTGGTCTGGCATCTCCCCCCAATCAAATACTGAATATCTATCTGAAAAGATAAACCGTCCCACTCCTGCGCTATCATCCTGTGGTTCTCTCAGAACTATCAGATCTTTCACACTACCCATATTGCATCACTTCTGGGCAAAGATAAATTCGCTCGTTCAGACAGCTTCGCCAAAAAAGATAGAAATAGATATAGAGGCGCTGTGGATTAAAAATCAACCCTATACGCCTCATTTTAATTTTAAAAAAGCTCATGCAGGTTTATCTTGTATTCTCCAAGATCGCCGCCATAATTTCCAGCGGTTATCTTGACAATTCCATCACAGGCTGTTGCAGCCTCAATTCCCTTCTTTGTTGCGAGCTTAACAGCATCGACATCAAGCCCGTTTATAACAAGCTCAAAGATCGCATCGACATCAGGTGGCACGATAGAACCTTCAACCTTATCTTTCAGTGTTGGGCAGAACTTCTCGTTTGTCGAGGCTTTCAGGAAGCTGTACTTGTTTGAGCCTGGTTTTGATCCTGAGGCAACAATTCCACCTGGGAATGGTGTGATCGAGCCTTCAAGCTCCATTATCGCATCAACCGCAGCCTCAGCAGCAGCAAGTGCCTTTTCCTGTGTCTTTCCAAGTATGAAGAAGTTCCCACCTGCAACGCCCGCTACTGCACCAATATTCTCCTCAACACCAAACTCACCCTGCATCATCGGTATGAAAAACATTTTTCGTCCATCGATCTCATCCACGCGCTCGAACCCATCTGCAAAGAACTTGAGCTTGAAACCTGTGTTAAACTGTTTTTCTGCATCAGGAAGTCCATTAAACGCCCTTGCAGTTGCAGATGTCAGCACACACTGCCCAATACGCTCAAGAAGCTGTTCTTCAAGCGATTTGTACCCGAATGTGCAGATCTGGATGTACGCGCCTGGTCTACCATCAGGCGTCTCAGATCCATCAACCATTCGCTCGATCCCACACTCTGCAGGACAGCCGATAACCGACGTCCCGAATCCCGTTGCCTCACGCGCTGCGTTCAGGACCCATTTCTCAGAAGCTGCTGTTATCAACACCCTTGCGATCTTTATCCCGAACGCTTCAGCATACGTATCCTCTATCTCAACGCCATTTATTTCCATAATCATCCCTATTTAGAAGAACTCACATCCACCTATTTTAAAGTATTGGTATTGTCTGCCCTATTTTTCAATATAGACCCGCCACTCACACCAACAGTCGTCTGGATGTAAATCTGGCGGAGCAGTTATAACACCGATTCTAAGTTCTGGATCGATCTCGGTAGCAAAAGCCTTAAAATATATCAATCCAGGTTCTTTGCATGGATACTCTGGGAGATTCTTCTTTAACCTTGCCTTCTGGGCAGAGCAGGATGAATTTCTGAATATCGCTTCATTCTCATCGAGTTTTACGACCTCAAAATTCTCAAGCAGGTTCTCTGGTAGAAACCCAAAGAGCTTCATGAAACCAGATACGCCTTTCACCTCCCCAAAGATCTTTTTTAGCTCGCTTGCGTGTCTTCTCCCAATAGATTCCATCATCCTTAACTCGACTGAGACCGCTGCATCAAGCCCGTACATCTCTTCGATCGCGGCACGCCATCGCTGATGTAGATTTCCCCAGAACCAGGCATAGGTTTTCACCAGTGCTTCGAGTTCATGCGTTTTCATAGTCGTTAAACTTCCACTTTCTTTAATGATAAGATCATGAGGGACCGAAGAATAAAAACCTTTTCAGCCAACCACACTTTACACGAAACAATTATCTCCATTCATATATGACCAATTTTTCTCTTCCTGTGAAAAGGTCAACCAAATTTTATTTTACCATAATTTACCCCTGTATTGCCCGATCGCAGGACATCCAAGGCACTGGCTGTTTTTATAAATTGCGCAGTCCTTACACTCGATATCGATTCCGCAGGGCTGCGTATCAACCAGTTTTATATCCATCTTCACAGGTATGATCAACTTTTTTGCCGTGCTGATCACGATATTGAGTTCAACGCTCTCAACCTCTTCAATTGGGCGTATGTGACCGTTTACGATCGCCTCAAGGGTTGGAATGTCCTCACCTGCA comes from Candidatus Syntrophoarchaeum caldarius and encodes:
- a CDS encoding phosphoribosylaminoimidazole-succinocarboxamide synthase, whose product is MGSVKDLIVLREPQDDSAGVGRFIFSDRYSVFDWGEMPDHIVEKGKATCIMAAYFFEKLEKSGIMTHYLGIVEDEKARRLDELKEPEDIMEFRLLKVIKPGIQGDTYDYSAYRKTRGNFLIPLEIIYRNSLPEGSSVFKRLKEGSLRLEDIGLKDIPHEGQVLDKPILDVSTKLEVTDRYTTWDEAKEISNLSDDEIDEIKSVTLQIDDLITNEAKKIGLFNEDGKVEFGFDAERNLMLVDTPGTLDECRFTYDNLPVSKEVARIYYRKTGWYKDVEFAKNQDRLNWKRSVKSSPPPLPEELADSIALMYQACANELTGRRWFDAPPIKEVLNTIRSLI
- a CDS encoding formylmethanofuran-tetrahydromethanopterin formyltransferase, whose translation is MEINGVEIEDTYAEAFGIKIARVLITAASEKWVLNAAREATGFGTSVIGCPAECGIERMVDGSETPDGRPGAYIQICTFGYKSLEEQLLERIGQCVLTSATARAFNGLPDAEKQFNTGFKLKFFADGFERVDEIDGRKMFFIPMMQGEFGVEENIGAVAGVAGGNFFILGKTQEKALAAAEAAVDAIMELEGSITPFPGGIVASGSKPGSNKYSFLKASTNEKFCPTLKDKVEGSIVPPDVDAIFELVINGLDVDAVKLATKKGIEAATACDGIVKITAGNYGGDLGEYKINLHELF